The following coding sequences are from one Paenibacillus sp. FSL R5-0912 window:
- a CDS encoding ABC transporter ATP-binding protein, whose product MSKNLIEVEGLKKYFNVGKGRVLKAVDNINFSIREGETLGMVGESGCGKTTAGRTVLRLYEPTAGSVKYNGVDIYKLSGSKMKAMRRDMQMIFQDPYASLNPRFTVSDIIGEALDIHGLAGSRQERKKRIEELLDMVGLNHDHATRYPHEFSGGQRQRIGIARSLAVNPKFIVCDEPISALDVSIQAQVVNLLKELQDRLGLTYLFIAHDLSMVKHISDRVAVMYLGKMVELAESEELYANPIHPYTKSLLSAIPVPDPEVEANKKRIHLHDELGSPIYSANEKTNDSDYELVEVSKGHFVAKQFA is encoded by the coding sequence TTGAGTAAGAATCTGATTGAAGTAGAAGGTCTTAAGAAGTATTTCAATGTAGGTAAAGGAAGAGTTCTTAAGGCTGTTGATAATATTAATTTCTCGATTCGCGAAGGCGAAACCCTGGGTATGGTAGGGGAGTCCGGTTGCGGTAAGACTACTGCAGGCCGTACGGTTCTCCGCTTGTACGAGCCGACTGCAGGAAGCGTGAAATACAATGGTGTAGATATCTACAAATTGTCCGGCAGCAAAATGAAGGCGATGCGCCGTGATATGCAAATGATCTTCCAGGATCCGTATGCATCGCTTAACCCGCGGTTCACGGTATCGGACATTATCGGTGAAGCCCTGGACATTCATGGTCTGGCCGGAAGCCGGCAGGAACGCAAGAAGCGGATTGAAGAGCTGCTGGATATGGTTGGACTTAACCATGATCATGCCACCCGCTATCCGCATGAGTTCTCCGGCGGACAACGCCAGCGTATCGGTATTGCCCGTTCCCTTGCGGTTAACCCTAAGTTCATCGTCTGCGATGAGCCGATCTCGGCACTGGACGTGTCCATTCAGGCACAGGTAGTCAACCTGCTCAAAGAACTTCAGGATCGTCTCGGACTTACTTATCTCTTCATTGCGCATGACCTGTCCATGGTTAAGCATATCAGTGACCGTGTAGCTGTTATGTACCTGGGTAAAATGGTTGAACTTGCGGAAAGCGAAGAATTGTACGCTAACCCGATCCATCCGTACACCAAGTCGCTGCTCTCGGCGATTCCGGTTCCGGATCCGGAAGTGGAAGCGAACAAGAAACGCATTCATCTGCATGATGAGCTGGGCAGCCCAATTTATAGTGCAAATGAAAAAACCAATGATAGCGATTATGAGCTGGTCGAAGTGTCCAAGGGACATTTTGTTGCTAAACAGTTCGCTTAA